Proteins encoded by one window of Drosophila melanogaster chromosome X:
- the hep gene encoding hemipterous, isoform D → MSTIEFETIGSRLQSLEAKLQAQNESHDQIVLSGARGPVVSGSVPSARVPPLATSASAATSATHAPSLGAGSVSGSGISIAQRPAPPVPHATPFGSASASSSSSSASAFASAAPATGTFGGTYTPPTTRVSRATPTLPMLSSGPGGGLNRTRPVILPLPTPPHPPVSETDMKLKIIMEQTGKLNINGRQYPTDINDLKHLGDLGNGTSGNVVKMMHLSSNTIIAVKQMRRTGNAEENKRILMDLDVVLKSHDCKYIVKCLGCFVRDPDVWICMELMSMCFDKLLKLSKKPVPEQILGKVTVATVNALSYLKDKHGVIHRDVKPSNILIDERGNIKLCDFGISGRLVDSKANTRSAGCAAYMAPERIDPKKPKYDIRADVWSLGITLVELATARSPYEGCNTDFEVLTKVLDSEPPCLPYGEGYNFSQQFRDFVIKCLTKNHQDRPKYPELLAQPFIRIYESAKVDVPNWFQSIKDNRLRANGDPTLQRATATGSAIGSGAGSLAGSGSGSAGGAVKYGRATTYAGQSPTNPQKTIKPTQIPSYQQQQSQFFMQSATQLPQTTTTTPTATTNCFGGSGNGNGRGNGSGGSGNGSGSSSSASPLSPPSAGIGDLNRLYRKSPFMQRKLSNGSHHPHYKYNDESPKKESMFSSIGQSILRNLTTSPFSQKKHNSTATTIPLPHNNQTLITDAATAAAAAATATTPPNIAATVLTTTPTTTPTWRLPTENSQAYDSCDSSSNATTTTLNLGLSSPSPSLPRKQFPTESPTLQLTSQQQQQPQRLQPGNQSPIVLQRFYHQQNQLREKEAAERYQQQRQQPPVGVTSTNPFHSNYVPPPPSTHSTSSQSSTQSTCSQIAINPASISPSSGSGTGNMAGLGIGSAPASGLGAAGHFGAGGTGEQLQYQPLPIAAEATGTSPTLQSRSPEQQSDYGGNGNMVASKLSKLYARRQLLGQSSSSGASNSSLDGCSREQHDAATSPVASSMDRDQEPVHPQPPAYRSVVNNGSGGKSYYYRTLSAASSSSNTSQSTSPTTEPLPGGGTSSFLRRYASSGPGGSISTPPSPHILAGLDRRHRSPDPPPRYNRGQSPLLLRKNLLELSGQPPGSPLLHRRYVSASPPLPPPRRGSESVPGSPQHFRTRIHYTPEPQRRIYRTIDQXVALQIMVM, encoded by the exons ATGTCCACCATTGAGTTCGAAACGATCGGCAGTCGGCTGCAATCCTTGGAGGCAAAGCTCCAGGCGCAGAATGAGTCCCACGACCAGATCGTCCTCTCCGGTGCGCGCGGCCCTGTCGTTTCCGGTTCCGTTCCATCTGCCCGCGTCCCGCCCCTGGCgacatccgcatccgcagcCACATCCGCCACCCACGCACCTTCCTTGGGCGCAGGTTCCGTTTCCGGATCGGGTATCAGCATAGCCCAGCGTCCAGCACCTCCAGTTCCTCATGCGACGCCCTTCGGCAGCGCCAGCGCCTCGTCATCATcctcatccgcatccgcatttGCATCCGCAGCACCGGCGACGGGCACCTTCGGTGGAACATACACCCCGCCGACAACTAGAGTGTCGcgagccacgcccacactgcCCATGC TTTCTAGTGGTCCCGGTGGTGGACTGAATCGTACGCGGCCGGTGATACTTCCGCTGCCCACGCCGCCACATCCTCCAGTTTCGGAAACGGACATGAAGCTGAAGATCATCATGGAGCAGACCGGCAAGCTGAACATCAACGGGCGGCAGTATCCGACGGACATCAATGACCTCAAGCACCTGGGCGACCTGGGCAATGGGACTAGCGGCAATGTGGTGAAGATGATGCACCTGTCCAGCAACACGATCATCGCCGTGAAGCAGATGCGACGCACTGGCAACGCGGAGGAGAACAAACGCATCCTGATGGATCTGGATGTTGTGCTCAAATCGCACGACTGCAAGTACATTGTCAAGTGCCTTGGCTGCTTCGTTCGCGATCCGGATGTGTGGATCTGCATGGAGCTGATGTCCATGTGCTTTGACAAGCTGCTCAAGCTGTCCAAGAAGCCGGTGCCGGAACAGATCCTGGGCAAGGTCACAGTGGCG ACGGTCAACGCATTGTCCTACTTGAAGGACAAGCACGGAGTCATCCATCGAGATGTGAAGCCCTCGAACATTCTGATCGATGAGCGCGGGAACATCAAGCTCTGTGATTTCGGGATCAGCGGACGCCTGGTGGACTCCAAGGCCAACACTCGATCCGCCGGCTGTGCAGCTTATATGGCG CCGGAGCGCATCGACCCCAAGAAACCAAAGTACGACATTCGCGCAGATGTGTGGTCACTGGGCATAACGCTGGTGGAGCTGGCCACAGCGCGATCCCCGTACGAGGGATGCAACACGGACTTCGAGGTGCTCACCAAGGTGCTTGACTCGGAGCCGCCGTGTTTGCCATACGGCGAGGGTTACAACTTTAGTCAGCAGTTCCGCGATTTCGTCATCAAGTG CCTCACAAAGAACCATCAGGATCGACCCAAGTATCCGGAGCTTTTGGCCCAGCCCTTCATCCGGATTTATGAATCAGCCAAAGTAGATGTGCCCAATTGGTTTCAGAGCATCAAGGATAACCGACTGCGCGCCAATGGCGATCCAACGCTCCAGAG GGCAACGGCGACTGGAAGTGCGATCGGTTCTGGGGCCGGATCTCTCgcaggatcaggatcaggatcCGCAGGTGGAGCTGTAAAATATGGTAGGGCGACAACGTATGCGGGGCAGAGTCCCACAAATCCGCAGAAGACAATAAAACCCACTCAGATACCGAGttaccagcagcaacagtcgcAGTTTTTCATGCAATCAGCCACACAACTACCTcaaacaacaaccacaacaccGACGGCAACGACAAACTGTTTCGGCggcagcggaaacggaaatggaagAGGAAACGGCAGCGGCGGAAGCGGAAATGGTAGcggaagcagcagcagtgccaGTCCTCTATCGCCACCAAGCGCCGGTATCGGCGATCTTAACCGGCTTTATCGCAAATCGCCGTTCATGCAGCGAAAACTGAGCAACGGATCCCATCATCCGCACTACAAATATAACGACGAGAGCCCCAAGAAGGAGTCCATGTTTAGTAGCATCG GTCAATCGATTCTACGCAATCTGACAACATCGCCCTTCAGCCAAAAGAAACACAattcaactgcaacaacaatacCACTGCCGCACAACAACCAAACATTGATCACGgatgcagcaacagcagcagcagcggcggcaacagcaacaacaccgCCAAATATTGCAGCTACAGTGCTCACGACAACGCCaacgaccacgcccacttggCGCCTGCCAACGGAAAATTCCCAAGCCTACGACAGCTGTGATAGTAGTAGTAATGCGACCACGACGACCTTGAATTTGGGCCTCTCCTCACCCTCCCCCTCGTTGCCGCGCAAGCAATTCCCCACAGAATCGCCGACCCTGCAACTCACgagtcagcagcagcagcagccacagcgaTTGCAGCCGGGCAATCAGAGCCCCATAG TGCTGCAGCGCTTCTACCACCAGCAGAATCAGCTGCGCGAGAAGGAGGCGGCTGAGCGGTatcagcagcagcgccagcagcCGCCCGTTGGAGTGACCAGCACGAATCCGTTTCACAGCAACTATGTGCCGCCGCCGCCATCAACGCACTCCACCTCTAGTCAGTCCTCCACGCAGTCGACGTGTTCGCAAATCGCCATCAATCCCGCCAGCATATCCCCATCGTCTGGTTCCGGAACGGGAAACATGGCGGGATTGGGAATCGGTTCGGCTCCGGCATCGGGATTGGGGGCAGCTGGTCACTTTGGAGCGGGCGGCACTGGCGAGCAGCTGCAGTATCAGCCGCTGCCCATCGCCGCCGAGGCAACGGGAACGAGTCCCACGCTCCAGTCTAGATCACCGGAACAGCAGTCGGATTATGGAGGAAACGGCAACATGGTGGCCAGTAAGCTGAGCAAGCTGTACGCACGCCGACAACTTTTGGGCCAGAGCTCCAGCAGCGGAGCGAGCAATAGCAGCCTGGACGGTTGCAGTCGGGAGCAACACGATGCAG CCACGTCGCCGGTGGCGTCCAGCATGGATCGAGACCAGGAGCCAGTGCATCCGCAGCCGCCGGCGTACAGGAGCGTTGTGAATAACGGCAGCGGTGGCAAGTCTTACTACTATCGCACCTTGTCGGCggccagcagcagtagcaatACCAGCCAGAGCACCTCGCCCACGACGGAACCGCTGCCCGGCGGTGGCACCAGTAGCTTTCTGCGTCGCTATGCAAGCAGTGGACCGGGAGGTAGCATCAGCACGCCGCCCAGTCCGCATATCTTGGCGGGATTGGATCGCAGGCATCGAAGTCCAGATCCGCCGCCACGCTACAATCGCGGACAGTCACCGCTATTGCTGCGCAAGAATCTGCTGGAGCTGAGTGGCCAGCCGCCCGGCTCTCCGCTGCTGCACCGAAG ATACGTTTCGGCttcgccgccgctgccgccacCGCGTCGAGGCTCTGAAAGCGTGCCGGGATCACCGCAGCATTTCCGCACTCGCATCCACTATACACCCGAGCCCCAGAGACGCATCTACCGTACGATAGATCAATGAGTAGCGCTGCAAATCATGGTCATGTGA
- the hep gene encoding hemipterous, isoform H, which translates to MSTIEFETIGSRLQSLEAKLQAQNESHDQIVLSGARGPVVSGSVPSARVPPLATSASAATSATHAPSLGAGSVSGSGISIAQRPAPPVPHATPFGSASASSSSSSASAFASAAPATGTFGGTYTPPTTRVSRATPTLPMLSSGPGGGLNRTRPVILPLPTPPHPPVSETDMKLKIIMEQTGKLNINGRQYPTDINDLKHLGDLGNGTSGNVVKMMHLSSNTIIAVKQMRRTGNAEENKRILMDLDVVLKSHDCKYIVKCLGCFVRDPDVWICMELMSMCFDKLLKLSKKPVPEQILGKVTVATVNALSYLKDKHGVIHRDVKPSNILIDERGNIKLCDFGISGRLVDSKANTRSAGCAAYMAPERIDPKKPKYDIRADVWSLGITLVELATARSPYEGCNTDFEVLTKVLDSEPPCLPYGEGYNFSQQFRDFVIKCLTKNHQDRPKYPELLAQPFIRIYESAKVDVPNWFQSIKDNRLRANGDPTLQRATATGSAIGSGAGSLAGSGSGSAGGAVKYGRATTYAGQSPTNPQKTIKPTQIPSYQQQQSQFFMQSATQLPQTTTTTPTATTNCFGGSGNGNGRGNGSGGSGNGSGSSSSASPLSPPSAGIGDLNRLYRKSPFMQRKLSNGSHHPHYKYNDESPKKESMFSSIGQSILRNLTTSPFSQKKHNSTATTIPLPHNNQTLITDAATAAAAAATATTPPNIAATVLTTTPTTTPTWRLPTENSQAYDSCDSSSNATTTTLNLGLSSPSPSLPRKQFPTESPTLQLTSQQQQQPQRLQPGNQSPIVLQRFYHQQNQLREKEAAERYQQQRQQPPVGVTSTNPFHSNYVPPPPSTHSTSSQSSTQSTCSQIAINPASISPSSGSGTGNMAGLGIGSAPASGLGAAGHFGAGGTGEQLQYQPLPIAAEATGTSPTLQSRSPEQQSDYGGNGNMVASKLSKLYARRQLLGQSSSSGASNSSLDGCSREQHDAGWFNTLAGAMKRQFATYVKTQLNSTATSPVASSMDRDQEPVHPQPPAYRSVVNNGSGGKSYYYRTLSAASSSSNTSQSTSPTTEPLPGGGTSSFLRRYASSGPGGSISTPPSPHILAGLDRRHRSPDPPPRYNRGQSPLLLRKNLLELSGQPPGSPLLHRRYVSASPPLPPPRRGSESVPGSPQHFRTRIHYTPEPQRRIYRTIDQXVALQIMVMXCWYGFDDDAADAAVHDDNQDEEVGLLEPISLPVSSAVGDSLSMPAYAGGLGTRLSGAERRIGDRRTCSASGSYSSLYTDKDEWPGGSSGGASGTSTTRAGYPWTCD; encoded by the exons ATGTCCACCATTGAGTTCGAAACGATCGGCAGTCGGCTGCAATCCTTGGAGGCAAAGCTCCAGGCGCAGAATGAGTCCCACGACCAGATCGTCCTCTCCGGTGCGCGCGGCCCTGTCGTTTCCGGTTCCGTTCCATCTGCCCGCGTCCCGCCCCTGGCgacatccgcatccgcagcCACATCCGCCACCCACGCACCTTCCTTGGGCGCAGGTTCCGTTTCCGGATCGGGTATCAGCATAGCCCAGCGTCCAGCACCTCCAGTTCCTCATGCGACGCCCTTCGGCAGCGCCAGCGCCTCGTCATCATcctcatccgcatccgcatttGCATCCGCAGCACCGGCGACGGGCACCTTCGGTGGAACATACACCCCGCCGACAACTAGAGTGTCGcgagccacgcccacactgcCCATGC TTTCTAGTGGTCCCGGTGGTGGACTGAATCGTACGCGGCCGGTGATACTTCCGCTGCCCACGCCGCCACATCCTCCAGTTTCGGAAACGGACATGAAGCTGAAGATCATCATGGAGCAGACCGGCAAGCTGAACATCAACGGGCGGCAGTATCCGACGGACATCAATGACCTCAAGCACCTGGGCGACCTGGGCAATGGGACTAGCGGCAATGTGGTGAAGATGATGCACCTGTCCAGCAACACGATCATCGCCGTGAAGCAGATGCGACGCACTGGCAACGCGGAGGAGAACAAACGCATCCTGATGGATCTGGATGTTGTGCTCAAATCGCACGACTGCAAGTACATTGTCAAGTGCCTTGGCTGCTTCGTTCGCGATCCGGATGTGTGGATCTGCATGGAGCTGATGTCCATGTGCTTTGACAAGCTGCTCAAGCTGTCCAAGAAGCCGGTGCCGGAACAGATCCTGGGCAAGGTCACAGTGGCG ACGGTCAACGCATTGTCCTACTTGAAGGACAAGCACGGAGTCATCCATCGAGATGTGAAGCCCTCGAACATTCTGATCGATGAGCGCGGGAACATCAAGCTCTGTGATTTCGGGATCAGCGGACGCCTGGTGGACTCCAAGGCCAACACTCGATCCGCCGGCTGTGCAGCTTATATGGCG CCGGAGCGCATCGACCCCAAGAAACCAAAGTACGACATTCGCGCAGATGTGTGGTCACTGGGCATAACGCTGGTGGAGCTGGCCACAGCGCGATCCCCGTACGAGGGATGCAACACGGACTTCGAGGTGCTCACCAAGGTGCTTGACTCGGAGCCGCCGTGTTTGCCATACGGCGAGGGTTACAACTTTAGTCAGCAGTTCCGCGATTTCGTCATCAAGTG CCTCACAAAGAACCATCAGGATCGACCCAAGTATCCGGAGCTTTTGGCCCAGCCCTTCATCCGGATTTATGAATCAGCCAAAGTAGATGTGCCCAATTGGTTTCAGAGCATCAAGGATAACCGACTGCGCGCCAATGGCGATCCAACGCTCCAGAG GGCAACGGCGACTGGAAGTGCGATCGGTTCTGGGGCCGGATCTCTCgcaggatcaggatcaggatcCGCAGGTGGAGCTGTAAAATATGGTAGGGCGACAACGTATGCGGGGCAGAGTCCCACAAATCCGCAGAAGACAATAAAACCCACTCAGATACCGAGttaccagcagcaacagtcgcAGTTTTTCATGCAATCAGCCACACAACTACCTcaaacaacaaccacaacaccGACGGCAACGACAAACTGTTTCGGCggcagcggaaacggaaatggaagAGGAAACGGCAGCGGCGGAAGCGGAAATGGTAGcggaagcagcagcagtgccaGTCCTCTATCGCCACCAAGCGCCGGTATCGGCGATCTTAACCGGCTTTATCGCAAATCGCCGTTCATGCAGCGAAAACTGAGCAACGGATCCCATCATCCGCACTACAAATATAACGACGAGAGCCCCAAGAAGGAGTCCATGTTTAGTAGCATCG GTCAATCGATTCTACGCAATCTGACAACATCGCCCTTCAGCCAAAAGAAACACAattcaactgcaacaacaatacCACTGCCGCACAACAACCAAACATTGATCACGgatgcagcaacagcagcagcagcggcggcaacagcaacaacaccgCCAAATATTGCAGCTACAGTGCTCACGACAACGCCaacgaccacgcccacttggCGCCTGCCAACGGAAAATTCCCAAGCCTACGACAGCTGTGATAGTAGTAGTAATGCGACCACGACGACCTTGAATTTGGGCCTCTCCTCACCCTCCCCCTCGTTGCCGCGCAAGCAATTCCCCACAGAATCGCCGACCCTGCAACTCACgagtcagcagcagcagcagccacagcgaTTGCAGCCGGGCAATCAGAGCCCCATAG TGCTGCAGCGCTTCTACCACCAGCAGAATCAGCTGCGCGAGAAGGAGGCGGCTGAGCGGTatcagcagcagcgccagcagcCGCCCGTTGGAGTGACCAGCACGAATCCGTTTCACAGCAACTATGTGCCGCCGCCGCCATCAACGCACTCCACCTCTAGTCAGTCCTCCACGCAGTCGACGTGTTCGCAAATCGCCATCAATCCCGCCAGCATATCCCCATCGTCTGGTTCCGGAACGGGAAACATGGCGGGATTGGGAATCGGTTCGGCTCCGGCATCGGGATTGGGGGCAGCTGGTCACTTTGGAGCGGGCGGCACTGGCGAGCAGCTGCAGTATCAGCCGCTGCCCATCGCCGCCGAGGCAACGGGAACGAGTCCCACGCTCCAGTCTAGATCACCGGAACAGCAGTCGGATTATGGAGGAAACGGCAACATGGTGGCCAGTAAGCTGAGCAAGCTGTACGCACGCCGACAACTTTTGGGCCAGAGCTCCAGCAGCGGAGCGAGCAATAGCAGCCTGGACGGTTGCAGTCGGGAGCAACACGATGCAG GCTGGTTCAACACTCTTGCCGGTGCCATGAAGCGACAGTTTGCCACCTATGTTAAAACCCAATTGAATTCCACAGCCACGTCGCCGGTGGCGTCCAGCATGGATCGAGACCAGGAGCCAGTGCATCCGCAGCCGCCGGCGTACAGGAGCGTTGTGAATAACGGCAGCGGTGGCAAGTCTTACTACTATCGCACCTTGTCGGCggccagcagcagtagcaatACCAGCCAGAGCACCTCGCCCACGACGGAACCGCTGCCCGGCGGTGGCACCAGTAGCTTTCTGCGTCGCTATGCAAGCAGTGGACCGGGAGGTAGCATCAGCACGCCGCCCAGTCCGCATATCTTGGCGGGATTGGATCGCAGGCATCGAAGTCCAGATCCGCCGCCACGCTACAATCGCGGACAGTCACCGCTATTGCTGCGCAAGAATCTGCTGGAGCTGAGTGGCCAGCCGCCCGGCTCTCCGCTGCTGCACCGAAG ATACGTTTCGGCttcgccgccgctgccgccacCGCGTCGAGGCTCTGAAAGCGTGCCGGGATCACCGCAGCATTTCCGCACTCGCATCCACTATACACCCGAGCCCCAGAGACGCATCTACCGTACGATAGATCAATGAGTAGCGCTGCAAATCATGGTCATGTGATGCTGGTATGGCTTCGACGACGATGCCGCCGACGCTGCTGTTCACGACGACAATCAGGACGAGGAGGTGGGACTATTGGAGCCCATTTCCCTGCCCGTCTCGTCAGCAGTCGGCGACTCGCTGTCGATGCCGGCGTATGCAGGTGGCCTGGGCACCAGGTTGTCCGGAGCCGAACGGCGAATCGGCGATCGTCGGACGTGTTCGGCCAGCGGATCGTATTCCAGCTTGTATACGGATAAGGACGAATGGCCAGGTGGATCGTCCGGTGGGGCATCGGGTACATCGACGACCAGAGCTGGATATCCGTGGACATGTGATTGA
- the hep gene encoding hemipterous, isoform G, protein MSTIEFETIGSRLQSLEAKLQAQNESHDQIVLSGARGPVVSGSVPSARVPPLATSASAATSATHAPSLGAGSVSGSGISIAQRPAPPVPHATPFGSASASSSSSSASAFASAAPATGTFGGTYTPPTTRVSRATPTLPMLSSGPGGGLNRTRPVILPLPTPPHPPVSETDMKLKIIMEQTGKLNINGRQYPTDINDLKHLGDLGNGTSGNVVKMMHLSSNTIIAVKQMRRTGNAEENKRILMDLDVVLKSHDCKYIVKCLGCFVRDPDVWICMELMSMCFDKLLKLSKKPVPEQILGKVTVATVNALSYLKDKHGVIHRDVKPSNILIDERGNIKLCDFGISGRLVDSKANTRSAGCAAYMAPERIDPKKPKYDIRADVWSLGITLVELATARSPYEGCNTDFEVLTKVLDSEPPCLPYGEGYNFSQQFRDFVIKCLTKNHQDRPKYPELLAQPFIRIYESAKVDVPNWFQSIKDNRLRANGDPTLQRATATGSAIGSGAGSLAGSGSGSAGGAVKYGRATTYAGQSPTNPQKTIKPTQIPSYQQQQSQFFMQSATQLPQTTTTTPTATTNCFGGSGNGNGRGNGSGGSGNGSGSSSSASPLSPPSAGIGDLNRLYRKSPFMQRKLSNGSHHPHYKYNDESPKKESMFSSIGQSILRNLTTSPFSQKKHNSTATTIPLPHNNQTLITDAATAAAAAATATTPPNIAATVLTTTPTTTPTWRLPTENSQAYDSCDSSSNATTTTLNLGLSSPSPSLPRKQFPTESPTLQLTSQQQQQPQRLQPGNQSPIVLQRFYHQQNQLREKEAAERYQQQRQQPPVGVTSTNPFHSNYVPPPPSTHSTSSQSSTQSTCSQIAINPASISPSSGSGTGNMAGLGIGSAPASGLGAAGHFGAGGTGEQLQYQPLPIAAEATGTSPTLQSRSPEQQSDYGGNGNMVASKLSKLYARRQLLGQSSSSGASNSSLDGCSREQHDAGWFNTLAGAMKRQFATYVKTQLNSTATSPVASSMDRDQEPVHPQPPAYRSVVNNGSGGKSYYYRTLSAASSSSNTSQSTSPTTEPLPGGGTSSFLRRYASSGPGGSISTPPSPHILAGLDRRHRSPDPPPRYNRGQSPLLLRKNLLELSGQPPGSPLLHRRYVSASPPLPPPRRGSESVPGSPQHFRTRIHYTPEPQRRIYRTIDQXVALQIMVM, encoded by the exons ATGTCCACCATTGAGTTCGAAACGATCGGCAGTCGGCTGCAATCCTTGGAGGCAAAGCTCCAGGCGCAGAATGAGTCCCACGACCAGATCGTCCTCTCCGGTGCGCGCGGCCCTGTCGTTTCCGGTTCCGTTCCATCTGCCCGCGTCCCGCCCCTGGCgacatccgcatccgcagcCACATCCGCCACCCACGCACCTTCCTTGGGCGCAGGTTCCGTTTCCGGATCGGGTATCAGCATAGCCCAGCGTCCAGCACCTCCAGTTCCTCATGCGACGCCCTTCGGCAGCGCCAGCGCCTCGTCATCATcctcatccgcatccgcatttGCATCCGCAGCACCGGCGACGGGCACCTTCGGTGGAACATACACCCCGCCGACAACTAGAGTGTCGcgagccacgcccacactgcCCATGC TTTCTAGTGGTCCCGGTGGTGGACTGAATCGTACGCGGCCGGTGATACTTCCGCTGCCCACGCCGCCACATCCTCCAGTTTCGGAAACGGACATGAAGCTGAAGATCATCATGGAGCAGACCGGCAAGCTGAACATCAACGGGCGGCAGTATCCGACGGACATCAATGACCTCAAGCACCTGGGCGACCTGGGCAATGGGACTAGCGGCAATGTGGTGAAGATGATGCACCTGTCCAGCAACACGATCATCGCCGTGAAGCAGATGCGACGCACTGGCAACGCGGAGGAGAACAAACGCATCCTGATGGATCTGGATGTTGTGCTCAAATCGCACGACTGCAAGTACATTGTCAAGTGCCTTGGCTGCTTCGTTCGCGATCCGGATGTGTGGATCTGCATGGAGCTGATGTCCATGTGCTTTGACAAGCTGCTCAAGCTGTCCAAGAAGCCGGTGCCGGAACAGATCCTGGGCAAGGTCACAGTGGCG ACGGTCAACGCATTGTCCTACTTGAAGGACAAGCACGGAGTCATCCATCGAGATGTGAAGCCCTCGAACATTCTGATCGATGAGCGCGGGAACATCAAGCTCTGTGATTTCGGGATCAGCGGACGCCTGGTGGACTCCAAGGCCAACACTCGATCCGCCGGCTGTGCAGCTTATATGGCG CCGGAGCGCATCGACCCCAAGAAACCAAAGTACGACATTCGCGCAGATGTGTGGTCACTGGGCATAACGCTGGTGGAGCTGGCCACAGCGCGATCCCCGTACGAGGGATGCAACACGGACTTCGAGGTGCTCACCAAGGTGCTTGACTCGGAGCCGCCGTGTTTGCCATACGGCGAGGGTTACAACTTTAGTCAGCAGTTCCGCGATTTCGTCATCAAGTG CCTCACAAAGAACCATCAGGATCGACCCAAGTATCCGGAGCTTTTGGCCCAGCCCTTCATCCGGATTTATGAATCAGCCAAAGTAGATGTGCCCAATTGGTTTCAGAGCATCAAGGATAACCGACTGCGCGCCAATGGCGATCCAACGCTCCAGAG GGCAACGGCGACTGGAAGTGCGATCGGTTCTGGGGCCGGATCTCTCgcaggatcaggatcaggatcCGCAGGTGGAGCTGTAAAATATGGTAGGGCGACAACGTATGCGGGGCAGAGTCCCACAAATCCGCAGAAGACAATAAAACCCACTCAGATACCGAGttaccagcagcaacagtcgcAGTTTTTCATGCAATCAGCCACACAACTACCTcaaacaacaaccacaacaccGACGGCAACGACAAACTGTTTCGGCggcagcggaaacggaaatggaagAGGAAACGGCAGCGGCGGAAGCGGAAATGGTAGcggaagcagcagcagtgccaGTCCTCTATCGCCACCAAGCGCCGGTATCGGCGATCTTAACCGGCTTTATCGCAAATCGCCGTTCATGCAGCGAAAACTGAGCAACGGATCCCATCATCCGCACTACAAATATAACGACGAGAGCCCCAAGAAGGAGTCCATGTTTAGTAGCATCG GTCAATCGATTCTACGCAATCTGACAACATCGCCCTTCAGCCAAAAGAAACACAattcaactgcaacaacaatacCACTGCCGCACAACAACCAAACATTGATCACGgatgcagcaacagcagcagcagcggcggcaacagcaacaacaccgCCAAATATTGCAGCTACAGTGCTCACGACAACGCCaacgaccacgcccacttggCGCCTGCCAACGGAAAATTCCCAAGCCTACGACAGCTGTGATAGTAGTAGTAATGCGACCACGACGACCTTGAATTTGGGCCTCTCCTCACCCTCCCCCTCGTTGCCGCGCAAGCAATTCCCCACAGAATCGCCGACCCTGCAACTCACgagtcagcagcagcagcagccacagcgaTTGCAGCCGGGCAATCAGAGCCCCATAG TGCTGCAGCGCTTCTACCACCAGCAGAATCAGCTGCGCGAGAAGGAGGCGGCTGAGCGGTatcagcagcagcgccagcagcCGCCCGTTGGAGTGACCAGCACGAATCCGTTTCACAGCAACTATGTGCCGCCGCCGCCATCAACGCACTCCACCTCTAGTCAGTCCTCCACGCAGTCGACGTGTTCGCAAATCGCCATCAATCCCGCCAGCATATCCCCATCGTCTGGTTCCGGAACGGGAAACATGGCGGGATTGGGAATCGGTTCGGCTCCGGCATCGGGATTGGGGGCAGCTGGTCACTTTGGAGCGGGCGGCACTGGCGAGCAGCTGCAGTATCAGCCGCTGCCCATCGCCGCCGAGGCAACGGGAACGAGTCCCACGCTCCAGTCTAGATCACCGGAACAGCAGTCGGATTATGGAGGAAACGGCAACATGGTGGCCAGTAAGCTGAGCAAGCTGTACGCACGCCGACAACTTTTGGGCCAGAGCTCCAGCAGCGGAGCGAGCAATAGCAGCCTGGACGGTTGCAGTCGGGAGCAACACGATGCAG GCTGGTTCAACACTCTTGCCGGTGCCATGAAGCGACAGTTTGCCACCTATGTTAAAACCCAATTGAATTCCACAGCCACGTCGCCGGTGGCGTCCAGCATGGATCGAGACCAGGAGCCAGTGCATCCGCAGCCGCCGGCGTACAGGAGCGTTGTGAATAACGGCAGCGGTGGCAAGTCTTACTACTATCGCACCTTGTCGGCggccagcagcagtagcaatACCAGCCAGAGCACCTCGCCCACGACGGAACCGCTGCCCGGCGGTGGCACCAGTAGCTTTCTGCGTCGCTATGCAAGCAGTGGACCGGGAGGTAGCATCAGCACGCCGCCCAGTCCGCATATCTTGGCGGGATTGGATCGCAGGCATCGAAGTCCAGATCCGCCGCCACGCTACAATCGCGGACAGTCACCGCTATTGCTGCGCAAGAATCTGCTGGAGCTGAGTGGCCAGCCGCCCGGCTCTCCGCTGCTGCACCGAAG ATACGTTTCGGCttcgccgccgctgccgccacCGCGTCGAGGCTCTGAAAGCGTGCCGGGATCACCGCAGCATTTCCGCACTCGCATCCACTATACACCCGAGCCCCAGAGACGCATCTACCGTACGATAGATCAATGAGTAGCGCTGCAAATCATGGTCATGTGA